A window of Pseudoliparis swirei isolate HS2019 ecotype Mariana Trench chromosome 2, NWPU_hadal_v1, whole genome shotgun sequence genomic DNA:
TTGACGGGCCGTATAGATTTTGCACAGATTTCAAAGAAGTTAATGCTGTTACCAAACCTGACTATTATCCAAGGCCTCCAATGCATTTATCAGGTGTAAAATGCAGCATTGATTACCATATTCAACCTCTTGGAAGGTGATTTAACAGCCAGAGCTgtgcactttttttaaatgatctttTATCTGTTTACTTTTTACCCAGTTTGTTTTACTTATCTGATGACTTACCAGAAATAGTGCACATTAATCAAGATTTCAGATTCTACCTTAATGTTAGTGTGCCAAAGTTGGCTCATGAGGTATTTTCTGTATAGTCCCTGGAAATCCCTACAAATTTGTGTTTTAACGTTATAAATGCAATGCCTCAGCaagcaatacaatacaatagagGGAGCGGGGTAATGTGAGACACGTTTTACATTTGCTCCCCTCTAGGCAAGTAAAAATGATATATCAGTCAAATGTACACATTTCCCATTAATTCAGGATGTTTCTTAGCAATGGACATTATCAGAAGGTCTTTTGGACAAAGGGCAGTGAAaatatgattgttttaaaaaaaaagtggtctTGTGTCTTACTTTACCCCAGCttaggggtaaagtgagacagaccTGAGAAATCAAGGGTGTAAAGTGAACCACTTACTTTTTCCACTTTAAAACTACcataacaacacatgttgtaataGTTAAAATCCTGACAGCTAGATTGACAACCACACATTCCAAAACTAATATCGGATTAGTAAAAGAATCATGGAGATTGGTCaattaagcacatttatttaaacacttgaAAGTAACTCCGAACAAAATCATATACAACATAATATAATtcgaaatgttttaattaacattcAAATGACAGATATAACCAGTTAGATTACACCACAGTCATGGGACCATCATCAAAACCAGCTAGAACAGTCTGGGACTGATTTTCCTCCACTGTATTGAAGGCTGTCGCTCTTCCCAGTGATGTTTCCTCCAGACTTCGGACAGAGAGATTGCGACGTGCTTGGAAGCTGCCAAACCACTCGACTCCTAAAGAGTCGAAACATCATTATTATAAGATTTCGCTTTGTTAACCTGCATAATCATGTGATCTCTTGCATACCATAGCCTACCTGCACATTGTTTCTCTGTCCAATTGGCAGGGACAGGGATATTGTTTTTCTCTGCGTATTCAAATGCCAGTTCACGGCACTTAACTGGATCAAGGCCATGGAACTGGTCAGCGagttgtttcaagtgtttggCAAGCTCCTCCTCCATTTCATCCGTGAATATTCTCTTTGCCTCAGCTACTGCCCCCCAGGCTACTGAATTGACTtcccctttctcttttttctttatgaATCTTTTGAGGGTTGTCTTGTCAATATTTCTATCCGTTCCAGCTTTTCTTAAGGACTTCTTTCCTTGCATGACCTCAGCGGCTGCCATCTCCATCTCTGCGAGGGGTGTTTGGCCCCAGGTTGTcttcctggtgtagtttcttggcatgatggcttttcagccactattttagaaaaaaacaacatctcTTAGCAATTCAGGCTACTCTTCAGCTAGCATCAATCACATGGTTTTAGATGTTGGAAGTTCATCGACATGTATGATATAAGTTGTTCTACCTGAATCAATTTATTTTGACACAACAGTTGATCATGTTCACAGCAAGAAAATGTACTTCTACATGCACATTGTGAGAAAAAATACATACTTACCACAGCACCAGCACCCACTTCTCCAACACAAGGGAGGAATAGGAGAGGCTTGAGAACATAATGGTCACATGACCATAAATGTGTTCCGTTGCCTAGATACACGGGGTGTCTCACATTACCCGATGTCtcacattaccccgctctccACCATATgattaaatacaaaacaataaatggTTTAATTCATAACAATACACTTGCCTTGAGGCGCTTCGATTCTCCGAAACATTTAACAAGTCATTTTTGAGAATTTCTAAGGTTCTTGAACCGATTCATCAATTATGTGACTTTGCACCTAGGGTCACAGGACAGGAATTGACTGACATGTGAAGACAATACCGATATgctttattgtgttttaaaatgaCATGCAACTGCTGTGCTGTGTTGGTGCTTGCTGCAGTGAAACAGCCCACACACGTCTAATAATAATGCTAGATTGACCATTATTAGATTATGTTGCCATCTTCTGTAGAGTATAGACTCTCATGTGCCCTCAATCACAATCTATAGCGGCAATATATGGCAGGAAGTCACGAATTGGACTTTACACGAAGCGTTCCGGTGCACCACTGCCCGAGTTTGAGCCACGATCCGAGTGAaatagaaaaacagaaaatcgaAACATTTGAGACTATAATTTCTGAGAATCTCTAAGATGCTTGTGAACTACTATCGATAAGGCTGATGTGTTAATAGCCTCTGGAAAACCCAATACATAGGAATCTGACAGCACGGTGGCGGCTGGTGTGCAGACAAAGTCCATCTTCTAAGATGTACGTGAGAGGTCATGTGAGTTGATGTGAGCCAGGCTGTGAGAGGGGGCGTGCCAGGCTGTGGGAGGGGGCGTGCCAGGCTGTGAGAGGGGGCGTGCAACTCTGCAACTATGCACAAGGAAACAATCGATTCCTCTGTCCTTACTCTCTGCACATCGTGTATACGTGTAGTGTAACGCATTGCAGTCATGGCCGAGGAAGCAAAGACGACTTGTTATGATGGCAGTTGTGCGAAGAGCTTTCAGTTCTACCTCCAGCACTCGGGCGAGCACCAGGCCATCCTCCAATGTCTTCACAACATCCTGCCAGGAGAGTTCAAAAGGTAACGTACAAGAGGAAAGCGCTTGTCTGTCAGGACATTCTCCCTCCGACCATTACCTATCATCTTCACTGCTCTTCCACTGCCTGCATGTGGCAAACTGTCGGTAAAGCAACGGTAACAAATCACAAGATAAATTAGAATGGTACCTTTTTgctctaaaaatataaatataatacttttatacaataaatgtatttatgtttacatgtatatagAAACGCTACTAGTATTGGACCTGAGGGTTAAGACactattgttttaaatgtttttatattatttatttttttgtttacgaAAATGGAAAATGAAGTCAACTGCATAATGaagcacatacaggactgtctcagaaaattagaatattgtgataaagttctttattttctgtaatgcaattaaaaaaacaaaaatgtcatgcattctggattcattacaaatcaactgaaatattgcaagccttttattcttttaatattgctgattattttttacagcttaagaaaactctaaaatcctatctcataaaattttaatatttcctcagaccaagtaaaaaaaaagatttataacagctgagtgtttgtcaaggctcaggaaacccttgcaggtgtttcgagttaattagtcaattcaagtgatttgtttaataccctactagtatactttttcatgatattctaatatttagagataggatatttgagttttcttaagctgtaagccataatcagcaatattaaaagaataaaaggcttgcaatatttcagttgatttgtaatgaatccagaatgcatgacatttttgtttttttaattgcattacagaaaataaagaacttcatcacaatattctaattttctgagacagtcctgtatactgtgTAGTTGAGTTGTTATGTGCTGTTAGGTAACACACTTATTCATTTATGAATTATTATGCcattcaaactttttctttaaattgtAAGTAACAATTATATCCTTTTATTTGTCCATCTATGTTGCAGAATCGGATTAGACAAAAGCAGCCTGGATGTTCTTGGAGTTGGAAGTGGTGGAGGTATGTGACGAGATACAGCAACTGGTAACTGTTGCATGGACACCTGTTGTCTCAGTTAAAAACGATGGTGTGCGGCAAAGCTCAACGAGTGCAAGGGGTTGCATTATCATGAGATGTATGTTCTTAAAGAAGCAGCTCTATTTAAAGATCAGAGTAAAATACACTCTAATAATAGTGTAATCATAATGATGCCATCGAAATGTTTATAATTTCAACCCCAGAGTTGGCTTTAATGTTTATCCATTCAAATTGTCCCATATGAACATTGTGATATGGTTTCAGGTGCAAAGGTGAACCCAAGTGAAAGACATCAGGCAGGCTGGTGAAATTAACAAAAGGCAAGCTTTGATAACAAAAAGCTGGTCGTAAAACAATAAACCAGGAAACAAACAGAGTGATCAGGCTGAGATGAACTAAACTGAGCCTGTAAGGCATGCAGACAGCCTTAACCTGAAAGAGGGAAAGCTCCCAGAAAGAGTTCCAATCCCAATATTTAGTCTCACAGGCTTTAAGGCGTGCTCCCGCAGAGTCCACGAGGGTTCAGGGTTGTCCACCTGTCAGATCGTTGAGTGTTTTAGTGGGCTCTCTAACAGACTCTTTGAGTCCTTAATGAACCCTTTACGTAACTCTGCATTTCGGCAGACTTTCGTAAACAAAGATGACGGCACATTCAGCTGTTCAGTCTGGCATATTCAATTTATTCAAGTTATTGATTATTTAACAAATACTTCTCTTCTCGTGAGGTAAGCCTGTTTGATGTTCAAatcggggagaaaaaaagaatgacaAAAAATTCCCACATTTGTACGTAATATTTCACAACGTTGTcatgaaaatgtgaaatataGCAGAAAAGTGCTGTCCAATGGGTATTTCCACTATTTCAAGCCCCTGCAGCCTCACACACTAAGTGAGTCTCTGATGGTTCAGGATTTAAGGCTTTTGGGCACATTGAGAAAACTCAGACAAAATATTAAAGCATCATATTTACTTATCATATTTTACATGCATTTTCTAAAGTAACACGTCTGTTAAATATATGCCCCATCACTTATATTGGAAGCGCAGAAGGGTCCTGGTATTCGTTTAAAGTTGACAGATTTGAGAAGATGTCCAAAATTGTCACTTGCCCTTTAATTATAAGTTGGCGACGAGGAGACGGGATACCTATgggttgtaggaggagacttTGGTCAACGCTCTCGCAATCTGAACTGTGCTACACTAAAAGATCAAAGATTACATGGATGTTTGGACAGTGGCAACATCAAAGTCATTGCTCTTATCTAGGTCTGTAGTACaaacaccaccccccccccaccccccacacacaaacatggacacactcttCACCTAATACTGTTTATTTGACAGGTCCATCTGAAATTGGTTCAAAGAGTTCATTAATGTTTGCAATATTCCAAAAAAATACCTGTTGGTGCATGCGTTTTCCACCATAAGGCAGCATTGCACTGAGGCCATGGGTTTTTAAAGTCTCAAGATGTGCTGGTTTCTTCCAGGGGAGGTGGATGCCCAGATACTCACTCTACTGCAGTCGACATTCCCTGCTGTCCCGATCACTATTGACATTGTGGAGGGCAGCTCTCAGCTCACAGACAACTTCAAAGGTCGAGTGATTTTGTATTATACATTTTagatttgtatgtgtgtctttgtcatcTTCATCTGATCATAATCTTTGTTATTTCACATTCTCGTACACTGTATATACTGTGTTTCTTAATTATATTGTCTgcattatattttttctttatgtaCAACTTCTAGCTTTGGTTGCAAAGACCGCCAACCTTCAGAAGATCCCATTTGCCTGGCATTTGACGAGCAGTGAGAACTATGAGAAACAAGTCAAAGCTCAGGGAGATATGAAGAAATTTGACTTCATACAAATGGTTCAGGTATTGTGACCTCTCTTTTTTCACCTTCCgtttaaaaataatgtaatgaCGTATATGTCTCACTCTGTGGATACCATGATACATTTGTTGCTTCCCTTAAATCCACTGCTGATGCTAGAACTCAGTGGGGCCCAAATCAGCAGACGTGCATAACAATAAATGTTATAAATATTCCCATAATGCCGTTTCCACCGAGTCTCTGACGTAACCGCGGTGTTTAAAAAGGCTTCAAGCATCATGCAGAACATCAAATGAAAGGTTGCTCACAACTCCCTCCTCAACAGATGATCTACTATGTGGATAACCTCGCCGATACCATCACATTCTACCGCAGCCTCCTGAAGAACAACGGCAGGCTGATGGTCATCGTTGAATCAGGTCAGCAGAACTACGTCTTCCAGACCGCCTCCCACCCTCCTTCATCCTAACCTGTTTCTTAATCTTTACTGAAGAGCAAAACATGTATCAATTTGCAACCTTACTTTATTTACCCAACACAATACTCCCTCATTTCATTCTGTGCTTGAAGAGCAGTGTGCTCTTGGATTTTTGTGTCGAGGTCACCGGTCCTCTTGACTGTTATTCAATATCCTCAGACGACAAGTAGCCGCTCATGACTAACAAAGTAGCGTCAGTGTGTAATGAATTGTTTCATCTTATACTATCCAGCTCACTCTGGTTGGGACATCCTGTGGAAGACTTACAAGAAGGTGCTCGCCGTTGATGCCATCACAGAGTACCGCTCATCGGCCGAGGTCGTTGCCTACCTGAAGAGCCAGGGTCTGAAGTATGAGGAGCACAGCATTCCCAACACCTTCGACATCACAGACTGCTTCGACCCAAGCAGCCAGACCGGAGGGCGCCTCCTGGATTTCCTGACAGCGAAAAACCACTTCTACCAGTCCTTCACCCCAGAGATCAGAGCAGGAATTCTCGACCTTCTCAGAAACAAGTGCAGCGTTGAAAAAGATGGCAAGGTGTTCTTCAACAGTAACTTGAGCTGCATACTTGTTCATGCTTGACGTGTCTTATGGAAATTGGTTCATGCATTCTGATTTCTCTTCTTGCATTCACTTGACCCTGCTATTGGATCAAGAGTGCAGCATGTGTGCCTGTTGCGAGGATTGAGTTTACAATTTGCAGTAGTTGTCAGTCATTTTAGCCAATTTTTACAACATGTTGTGTCTGTATGTAAACcaactttataaaaaaataaagtcttATTTCGTAAGTGGTAAAACTCAATGAATGTCTCTGAAATCTCATTCTCTACACCGATGAAGGACATTAAAGAGTTGAAAGTTTAATTTTGTTCAATTTATATTACGTTATATTGAACAAAATTAAACTTTATATTACATTAacatattaatattgtatttttgtagCCCTACAATAAAGAGAAGCTTCGAATAACTTTCTGATAAATACGTTTAATTCAAGGATAAGCATGAACAATGACAGATATGTTGACACCTTGTTTACATAGATGGATTGAACATTTCTATAAACAAAGTAAATTCACTCTAATTTAAAAGATGTCATCCATTGGAATTGTGAACTGGGTATTATGCTGTGTTTTTCTTGCTTTTATAGATTTgagcaaatatttaaaatggtGTAATTTGTGTTAAATTGGGCcaaaacattataataataacacccAGTTGTTGTCTTTTTCACATTAGAGCTCCAAACTGTGGCTAATTGCTACCTAGAGTGCAGCCCTGACAAGACAACTGCGTTTACATACACCAATTTGCAGTTTCATTTTTATCTAACAACACATTTAGAAAAAGCGTCCTGctgtttaaaaacataaatatatgttatgtcATGCTTGTACGATAGATGTCCAATGTCCTTAGAGAGAGCTATGTCatgaaaataacttttttttcatgAGGTTTCACATGCTGTTCACCTGAAAGCCAGCAGATGGTGCTACATGCTTGAGAATACAGCTGATCCTCGATATCTGCTCTATTGAAGCAACTCCAGTAGATGGCACACTGTCTTTACATTCATGACATTGCAGCCAAGAGTGAGAACACTAACTTCTATCAAAGTTTAACATGAACACAGTATGCCTGTGAGGGGGACAACAAAACCATTTGACGACACCTGTTATTTGACTCCAGCACTCTCGGTTCCCACTGAGCCGGCTAACGCAGAGCTAGTTCCAACAATGGCACAAACGCATCGTCTCCTGTGGCTGCACGTGCAAAAAATAATGTCAAGCCGCCTAGGCCTTGTCTCAAGCTTTCTTGCAAATGCATTCTGGCTGCTCATTTACCTCATTAGCTTTAATAGATCAGTAATTGAAATTCATCAGAATTTCTTGTCAGTGCGCTCCCCcctgatgtcagtgggctttcagCACCTGCTCAGGCTCCATTACCAGGGGTTCTCGCTGGGCCCTCTCATGCCACAGAGTGACAAGGCATTAGTCACTGAGATAATCAACCTCAAGACACTGTTTTCCGCTAATGCTTTTCAAGAACTATTTAATTCACATGCCTGTTGGTGTCCTATCAGAGAATACGTTTTCTGCCAGATAAATGTGATGAAATGTTTACAAATCACCTTGTTATCGAGGTGATGGATTAAGACTTAGAAGTGCTAAACAGCtggatattttttttatgtttttagctGCATTTTGACATGCATGGCTCCCCAAAGTGTCTGatgtacatttacatttccctATGAACGCCATCGGCTTTGCATCGTGCAGGAAGAAGTGCTGCGAAAAACCAATAAACAATCCATATTTTAAGATGCATTGAGATAAATACTTTTCTTCGCCACGGTGTACAGATCAGACATTGCAGTTGTGCTACAATGTTGGCATGGTCGTGAGATGCATCCAGGTGAAAGGTGTCTTTAGGAAAGAAAGCTTTCTTCAGTCCATCTGGCCTGCGATCAGAGCTGAAGCCTCTGGCTCGATAGGTGCTCATTAGTGTTCCTTCACACTCAGTGTAATGAGTACACAGGCCATGTGTTCAAAGTGTGAATAATATTAGACAcctcagttatatatatatatatatattttgaatttcCTGATGTCGAAATATATATTGGAGGTGTTGATCGTCATattgatttaaaatgtatttctgagAGCAACAGACTACACGTAAGTCTAAGTGCTGATGCAGGTGAGCCAAGATTGACTTCGAAATAATTGAAAGCTTTGTGAATGTTGCTGTCAAAAGGACATACAatttgccatttaaaaaaatgaatttaaacACAAGATTAAAGCAAGACATACTATTTAAAAAGTCTACAAAACATTCAGCACACAATTGACCTTTCTAACATCTGAATACTATAACTATCACTTTAACTAACACTATAACTAACACTTTAACCAACACTTTAACTAACACTATAACTAACACTTTAACGAACACTTTAACTAACACTATAACTAACACTTTAACGAACACTATAACTATCACTTTAACTAACACTATAACTAACACTTTAACCAACACTTTAACTAACACTATAACTAACACTTTAACTAACACTATAACTAACACTTTAACTACCACTATAACTAACACTTTAACTAACACTATAACGAACACTTTAACCAACACTTTAACTAACACTATAACTAACACTTTAACTACCACTATAACTAACACTTTAACTAACACTTTAACAAACACTATAACTAACACTTTAACTAACACTATAACTAACACTTTAACAAACACTTTTACTAACACTTTAACTAACAATAGAACTAACACTTTAACTAACACTATAAATAACACAAACTAACACTTTAACTAACACTATAAATAACACTTTAACTAACACTATAAATAACACTTTAACTAACACTTTAACTAACACTATAACTAACACTTTAACTAACACTATAATTAACACTATAATTAACACTATAACTAACACTTTAACTAACACTATAATTAACACTATAACTAACACTTTAACTCACACTATAATTAACAGTTTAACTTACACTATAACTAACACTTTAACTCACACTATAATTAACACGATAACTAACACTTTAACTAACACTTTAATTAACACTTTAACTAACACTATAATTAACACTATAATTAACACTATAATTAACACGATAACTAACACTATAATTAACACTATAACTAACACTATAATTAACACTTTAACTAACACTATAACTAACACTTTAACTAACACTATAATTAACACTATAACTAACACTTTAACGAACACTATAATTAACACTTTAACTAACACTATAACTAACACTATAACTAACACTTTAACTAACACTATAACTAACACTTTAATCAATACTTTAACAAACACTTTAACTAACACTAACTAACACTTTTACTAACACTTTAACTAACACTTTAACTAACACTATAACTAACACTATAACTAACACTTTAACCAATACTTTAACTAACACTTTAACTAACACTAACTAACACTTTTACTAACACTTTAACTAACACTATTACTAACACTTTAACTAACACTATAACTAACACTATAACTAACACTTTAACCAATACTTTAACTAACACTTTAACTAACACTATTACTAACACTTTAACTAACACTTTAACGAACACTATAACTAACACTTTAACTAACACTATAACTAACACTTTAACTAACACTATAACTAACACTATAACTAACACTTTAACCAATACTTTAACTAACACTTTAACTAACACTATTACTAACACTTTAACTAACACTTTAACGAACACTATAACTAACACTTTAACTAACACTATAACTAACACTTTAACTAACACTAGAACTAACACTATAACTAACACTATAATTaacactttaacccttgtgttgccttagggtcattttgacccgaatcaatattacaccctccccccgccttaggattaatttgaccccattcaatgtttaatgtcggtgttctttcggtagtcaacaaacaaacataaagtgcctcacacttaaacttggaaaacaatattaattctaataattttctggaggttttaattgctggcgtcaaattgaacccaaagggtaaaatatgttagtaaatataaaggtaacaggagggtgaaacattgaatctggATGTACTG
This region includes:
- the LOC130206692 gene encoding histamine N-methyltransferase-like gives rise to the protein MAEEAKTTCYDGSCAKSFQFYLQHSGEHQAILQCLHNILPGEFKRIGLDKSSLDVLGVGSGGGEVDAQILTLLQSTFPAVPITIDIVEGSSQLTDNFKALVAKTANLQKIPFAWHLTSSENYEKQVKAQGDMKKFDFIQMVQMIYYVDNLADTITFYRSLLKNNGRLMVIVESAHSGWDILWKTYKKVLAVDAITEYRSSAEVVAYLKSQGLKYEEHSIPNTFDITDCFDPSSQTGGRLLDFLTAKNHFYQSFTPEIRAGILDLLRNKCSVEKDGKVFFNSNLSCILVHA